The DNA sequence TAATACTCAGGCCAGAATTATTACTGAGCATATTGAGTCTGTCACGCCATTTGATTCTGTTGTTGTCAACTCTATGGATGAGCTTGAAGAAAAGTTTGCTGATGACGATAATGATTTCTTTATTGCAGTACTGAATTTAAATATCAAAGGAGCCCCGGATGGTGAAGCCGTAGATTATGTGCTTGCCCGCAAAATTCCTTGTATCGTTTTAACTTCAACTTTTGACGAAAATATCCGTAACAGGTTTATTGAAAAGAATGTTTTAGATTATTTTAATAAATCAAGCCATGTTGACCTTGATGAAATGGTTGATTTAATACGGCGTATTTATTCAAACCATGAGGTTAAAGTCGTTGTAGCTGAAGATAGTTCAACTGCCCGCAATATTATGCGTAATCTTCTGGAGCGTCTTAATTTTACGGTTCTGACTGGCAAAGACGGGGCAGAGGCTCTTGAACTTATTAAAGATAATCCAGATGTTAAGATGCTTCTCACTGACTATGAAATGCCTAACCTTGATGGCTTTGAACTGGTTGGAGAAGTCCGCAAAATGTTCAGCCGTGATCAGTTGGCAATTCTTGGAGTTTCATCGCATAACGCCGGAGCCATCACTGCAAAATTTTTGAAGCGCGGAGCTAACGATTTTCTTAAAAAGCCTTTTGAAGTGGAAGAATTTTCGTGGCGTGTCACAAATAACCTTAATGAACTTGAACGTATCAGGTCAATTAAGGATGCATACAGCCGTGATCCGTTGACCGGGGTTGCCAATCTTTCCAGTTTTATTGAGCAAGGCCGCGATCTTTTTAAGGAAATGATCCGTCAGGGTAAGAAACCAGTTCTGGCCGCTTTCAATGTTGATGATGTTTTTCAAATCAACGAACAATATGGCTGGAATGCCGGGTTTGCAAGTATCAAGAAAGCTGCATCCTTACTGGATCAACATTCCATCGGTTGGGATCTGGTTGGCCGTTCAGATTATGGTTTTTTTATACTCTCAGACGATAGTGATATTTTGAAGAAAGATCTTGCTGCCGTCAAAGCTGCGCTTGCAAGTGCACAGATTGTCAGCGGTTCAGATCGATTTATGGTTTCGGCATCATTTACCGTAAGTAAAGACTCTGGAAGCAGCTTTGACTCAGCTTTATCTAAGGTCACTGGATCACTTCATATTAACCAGAGTAAGGGGATTAATTCCGGGGGCTTTGTGTAGGTTGAATTTTGTAAAAATTTCTGGAGGGGGAACTGAACTGTTCCCCACTACATATCAACAATTGTTATGTTTTTATTCTTTAAGTGCGGCTGTGTAGAATAGTAATTAATGATTTTTGCACCTCTATCAATCTTAGTTACAATTTCGCTGACGAGTTTTTTACGGGAGCAAGTTGTTACGGGAGGGGTAAAAACCATGCCGTTCGTACAATGAAGTGTGATGTCAAATTCGAGCTTTGAATTATTTTTGTCTTTTGAGTGCTGGTCTTGAATGGTGTCAGCAACTGTCAGGACAGCTTTTTTAACCACTTTTCTGTGCTGCTTAAACGATTTGTTAAGCTTTCTGATTTCATTGTCACTGAAATTGAGACTGTCAGCAGAAAGGCCTTTATAAAAGTTGAATTCGCCAATGAGATTAGGCCGTGCTGGTTTGCCTAAATCAGCAGCATAAAAGACACCTGTCCCAAACAGAGCAAAAAAAGCAAGTCCGACGATAAGTAAAATAATATTTTTACTACTTTTATTCAAATGTACACCATCTCAAATTATAGGAATATAGTGGTTTAGAAATAGAGGTGTACTTATAATCTGAATAGTTGGTTTGTTCAAGTATAATATATTATAAATTTAACTGCCGCGGTTACACCGGACTATCTTAGCATCAGCCTGCTCTTTTCGTTCATATTCTGCAGAAGCTTCTACAGCATCTGCCCATGAATCGAATTCACCAAATCGGACGCAATACCATTTGCGTTTATTTGCCGAAGCTACTTCAACAACATAGGCTTCGTAACCTTGTCCTGTGAGTTTCTTGCGTACTCTGATAGCTGAATCTTTTTTACGGTTTGAACTTACTTGTACAGAGTAACGGACGGGTTTTATTAACGCTTTAATTTTAGGTGTTTTTTTATTAAATTTTTCGGTGAGCTTTAGTTCTGAATTTCCTTTCTTTTGTACATTAAAAAACTGCCAGGCAAGTGGGCCGTCCAGCGGTCTGGAATATATCAGGTAGCTTCCTTCTCCATCTGCTGAAAAATTGAAAATATCATCTTCCTGTACCTTCATCGACGAAACTCTTTTGCCACTTAAACGGTCAATAATTGTTAACTCTACAGCAGGGTATACTCCCCCTTCTTCCATAGCAAAAGAGATAGTAGAATTAATAGGAAAAACGGCCACTCCATAAGGATTTTTCGGTTTTGTGATAGTTGTTAGCCCGTTATAAGCCGGTGATTCAGTACGGACAGGAAGTGGAAGCGACATAACCGGATCACCGTAAAAAATGGAATCGTATATTGGGGAAATGTCTTCTCCGGTTCTAATATTTGCGGCAAACTGGGCTCTGGCTTCACGAATAGCCTCTGCAATGCGGTGTTTTCCACTGAAATACGCTTTATGGAATTCTATTAGAAGGCGCGCAGTGCCACTTGTATCAACTCTGTAAACTCGACCGCTGTCCAGCTCTGCTGTAATTCTTCCGGAAGAATTGCAGCCAGTCATAACTGCTAGTCCTCCTCCTTTAGAAAGGACAAGGGCCTGTGCAGGAGTCGGTAATGTTGAATTAAAAACCTTCGGTTCGCAAGAAGGATTCAAGACTACGGGGAGTCCCGGTTTGTATTCAAGTTCCAATATTTTTGAAACTCCCAATACTCCTTTTCCTATTGTAAATCCTTCTGGACAAGTATCAAGAGCCAGCCATTGTACGGAAGCATCGTCCTCCGCCAGGCTTTGCAGCAAGCGTCTTGGCTCACAGCCTCCGGCTGCTCCAAGATAGCGGATAGCTTCCGGGCCGGCGATTCCCTCTTGTTGCAGGCTGAAGAAAAGAAGCTCTGGATCGGATATTTGATCTGCAGTAAAACCTTTTCCGCCAATAAATGAAACGGGCCATGCCGGACGGAAACGAAGGTCTTCATACCAGCGCTCATACTTTGCCGCGACAGCTTCTGCCTCTTCTGAACTGATAGCGGGAATTCGGCCTACAGGTAACATGTTTTCTGGAGAGTCTGATGATCCTCCGTAGCAGTAATCAGATGTATGTAGATTGGTGCCGTTTTCTGTACTGAATTCAGCTAAAGGAACAACAGATTTGTCCCCCAGTATGAGAACAGACATTATCGATCCATCTTTGTTTTGAGCTCTTATATGATCTTTAATTTCGGAAATAATTTTTGTCCGTGATTCGGTGGTTCCATTCGTATGAGGTGTTTTAATAATGATAGATTTAACACCTTCATATTCACGGTGTAAAAATGAAAAATATTTTGCAGCACGCATAAAATCAGCCGTACATACAATAATACTTTTCTTTGTCTCAGTTAATGGAGCGGTAGAAACCTTAACTGGTACAGGAGCTGAGGCAGCGGGCTTCTGGATTTCAGTGAAGCTATGCATTTTGCAGCCTGATATGCTCAGGGCAATTAAAAAGGCCCAAAGGAGCAGTATTGTTTTGTTGCATGCACGCATTATAGAATTACCTTTTGTTTTTCCACTTTCTCTATGATCTCTTCCCAAACCATTTCAACCGTAATATTTGTCATGCATTTATGATGTTTTTCAGGGCAGCTTTTACCGCCGTGAAGCCCGCATGGCCTGCAACTGAGATTTTCACTGCTTTCAAGAATTGTTGAATTTTTACCGCGTGGAAAGAATCCGAATTTTTTTACTGTCGGGCCGAACATCGCAACAAGAGGTACATTTTGAATCCATGCAATATGCATTGGCCCGGAATCATTTGTCAGGTAGAGATTCAATTGCCGAATATAGGCTGCGAGTTGTTGAAGATTCAGCTTACCTGCAATGTTGGTGACATCGGTCTTATGTTCTGCCTGCTGTAAAATAACATTACATAAGTCCATTTCATCAGGCCCACCGAATAAGAGTACTTTATATCCAGCTTTCACACATTTGCTTATAATCTGCGCAAAATTATTTTCAGGCCATTTTTTAGTCTGCCACGTTGATCCTGGATGTATGCCGATGACAGGTCTGCCACTGAACTGTGAAAAAAAAGATTTGGATTCTGCAAGAATATCAGACGGTATATTAAGCTCTACCTGCGGAGTCGACTCAGAAATGCCCAGCGGTTTACCTAGAGCTAAAAGACGTTCAACTTCTTCCAGCTCTGTGAATTTTCGGTTAACTGTTTTGGTATAGACCAGACGGTTATACCATGGAGCAGTGTAGCCGATACGGTCAGGAATTTTTGAGGCCATGCTTACAACAGCCGATCTCATGCTGGTATGGGCTGAGATCCAGAGGTCATAGTCCTGCTTTGCTATTTCAGCTCCATACTTGAAGGCTGCTTTCATGCTTTTTTGTGCACCGCGTTTATCAAATCCATAAACTCCGGCAAGCTCTTTCTGTGCAGCAAAAAGAGGTTCTACTCCTTTACGTACAAAAAGATGTATTTCAGCTTCAGGAAATCGTAAAGAAAGTGCTTTTATGAGTGGAAGAGTTAAAACAGAGTCTCCCAGAAAAGCTGTCTGCCATAAGGCTATTTTTTTATAATTATCTTTCATTAATAAATTGTTAGCTGCGTTAATATTTAAAACATCATTTTTCCGGCAAGAGCACTGACAATTAATACCAATGCTACAGCCAGAGTTACCAGAATTTCAGGATAAGGCTTTGCCCATTTAACTTTGGCGCCGACTTTTCTTTCAAAAGAGAAAAAACGGATCGCAGCACCAAGCAGAATTACTACTCCTGAAACCAGTGTAAAAATACTTAGCAGGGTCATTTCATGAATGATTTCACGAGGGGTGTCTTGCAGAAATTTGTCCATGTACCAGCTGATTTTTTCAATTACAAAACCAAAACCCAGCAGTCCAAGAGAGGTCCTGCACCATGCCAGAAATGTTCTCTCATTTGCCAGCAGTGTTCTCATTAAGGCCAGACTGTCATTGTCCAGCAAAATCTGCTCCTTGCTCTCATCCGCCATTTGCCAACTCCGGAATTTCTGTTCTACAATTCTTGATCTGGAATATCTGAGTCTATAATCTGTAATCAGATTGCGGGCAACATGTGCCTTTGTGTATTATCCTGAAACACAATATGAAACAGCAGAAAAATTTAATACAGTCACAAACCAAAACATAAGGAAGAAATAATGAAATATATCATGTTTGAAGACTTCTCCGGTGATCCGCTACCTATACTTTTTCCTAATCGCATTGGATATCTCGAATTCAGAGAGCAAATCCCGTATACTAATGTTCTATCTGCCGGATACGTACAAATGAGACCCAATGGGATTTCCTGTCACGGAGAATGCAAAGAACTTTCAACTCAGCCACGTACAGAAGATGCACAGATTATAGCTGCAAAACTTGAGGCACCGGAATACTAGTTGTAAAAGTACTCAAAAATAAATGCCTTAGTATAAGTTAGCCTTTTCTGATTATATGCTCTGATTGAAGATAGAGTTGAGATGTATCGGGCTGCTTTTTTATAAAGAAAAAGGCTAACCGGAAGTTTCCGGTTAGCCTGCATGAAAGACAATAATCTAACCTATTAGTCGTACTTAACAGCACTAATTTTCATGAGCTTGTCCCAGGTATGTACTGCTTCAATCAGGCGAACTGTTCCTGTCTTTCCGCGCATAACCAAGGATGTCGTTTCTGCGCCGTAGCCGAGGTAGCGTACACCACGCAGGAAAGTTCCGCCGGAAATACCTGTGGCGGAGAAGAAAATATCATCACTTTGAACGAGATCATTAACAGTCATAATATTTCGCAGATCGTAGCCCTGCTCTTCAAGAGCATTTTTTTCATTTTCAGACTGGGGGTCAAATCTGGCATACATTTCACCACCCATGATGCGGATAGCGCAGGCTGAAAGCACTCCTTCCGGTGTGCCTCCTGTACCCATCATTACGTCAACAGGGCAGCGAGGATCAACGACCATAAGTGCTCCGGCAACATCACCGTCAGTATGAAGCTGGATGCGCGCACCGGCATCACGGATTTCTTGAATAAGACCGTGATGTCTGGGTTTTTCAAGAACAAAAACAACAAGGTCATCAATATCTTTATTGAGAGCTTTGGCAATTTTGTTCAGGTTGTCTTTAACCGGGGCATTGATGTCAACCATATTTCTAGCAGCAGTTGGAACGACCAGCTTTTGCATGTAGTAGCTCGGACCCGGATCAAGCATCATGCCTGTGGGGGCAACTCCGACTACTGAGATAGCGTTGGGACGACCGTATGCAAGAAGGTTTGTACCTTCAACAGGGTCAACCGCAACGTCCATTCCTGGGCCTTCACCTACGCCAAGCTTTTCGCCGTTGTATAGCATAGGGGCATGGTCTTTTTCACCTTCACCGATAACAACTGTACCGCTGATGGCAAGGCTGTTAAAACTCAAACGCATGGCATCGACCGCAGCCTGATCACCGGAGTTTTTGTCACCCCGGCCCAGCCATCTGGCAGAAGCCAGAGCAGCCGCTTCGGTTACCCTTACAAGGTCAAGAGCCAAATTTCTCTGGGGAGCTTCCATTATCTGTCTCCAAATGATTGATTTGAATTGTTCAAAATTCTTATAGCAATGCACATGGCAATTACACAAAAAGTGATGTCAGTCCAGTATTCATGAACAGTGACCATGCCACAGAAAATGGGGCTTCTGCAAAAGGAAAAACAAACGCATAATATATCTGAGGTTGATTTTTAGACCATGCAAGCTTATTAAGAGAACATCTAAACTTTCTTTAGATCAAATTTTAGATAGCAGTATATTCGTTTATCCATATTAAAATTAAATAAAAACAAAGACTTAAGTTGTAATAAAATGCGCAAAATTTTTATTCAGAATCTTTTCATGGCCTTTTTGCTAGCCGGATTATTTGTATCGGTTACTCCTGCAAGTGCGTTTGGGGGCAGTGTTAAAGATGATTTTACCATTGCCTGGAAGCAATTTCATGCACTTTCTAAAGATAAAAAGAAGTCTCAATATAGAAGTGAATGGGAAAAGGTTGCTAAAAGATTTCGTAATGTTTTTAAGAAATCAACACGTGGAGCTTATGCTCCGAAGTCCCTTTACTATCTTGGCAGAACATACGAGGAGTTAGGTAATCGGAGTGGATTGAAGAAAGATTTCCGCAGCGCTGTTGATTACTTTGGGCGTATGATCTCAAATTTTCCTTCGCATTCGTGGACAGATGACAGTATCTTTAGACGTGCGGAAATACGGTTGCATAAACTGAATGAAAAAGATTTAGCTTATTCAGATTATTTAACTATTGTTCATCGCTACTCCAAGTCAGACATGTACTCTAAGGCTAGAGGCAGACTTGATAAAATGGACCGCAGTAGTGTTCGCGGTAAAGAAGAAGGCCGCAAGAAACCTTCCGGCACGATTGTCCCCTCATCAACTGGAAAAAATAAATCTGGCAGTAAATCAACAAAGCGGGCAAAATTACTTGCAGTCCGTTATACCAGCAGCGAGTCTTACACTCGTGTTGTCTTTGATCTTGATGGAGAGGTTCGTTATCGGTATCAGATTTTAAATCCTAACCAGAGTGTTAACCGCCCGCATAGACTTTATGTAGATCTTGAGGATACTCTTCTTAGCAAAGGTGTGCATAAGGATACTCAGGTTGCAGACGGTATCTTAAAGGATATTCGTTCAGCGCAGAAAGATCCTAGAACGACTCGTGTTGTTTTGGATTTTAATTCTATGCAGGATTATAAAATTTTCCCGCTAGAAAATCCATTCCGGTTGGTAATTGATGTTCAGGCTCCTGAAGAGGGGAAGGTTGCAGTCAGCAGGAAGCCTACAAAAAAAACTTTCAAAAAATCTAAGCCCCAAAAGTATGTTCCCCCAAAAAACAGCAAGAAAATGGCTGGCGAACTGCTTGAACAGCTTGGATTGACTTTTAAAACTATCATGCTTGATCCCGGTCATGGTGGAAAGGACCCGGGGGCATCAGCTAACGGCATTAAAGAGAAAAATATAAACTTGCGTTTTACTAAAATACTTGCTGCAAAGCTCAAAAAAGCAGGTTTCTCAGTTCTCTACACAAGAAGTACCGATGTATTTATACCGCTTGAAGAGCGCACTGCCATGGCTAATATTAAAAAGGCGGATATGTTTATTTCCGTTCATTGCAACGCTCATCGCAGTTCAAAGATCAACGGTATAGAAACATATACTTTGAACCTTGCACGTAACCGTAATGCTGTGCGAGTTGCCGCTCGTGAGAACGCAATTTCTGCTAAGCGTATCAGTGATTTACAAGTTATTCTTACTGATTTGATGCTTAATTCGAAGATGAAAGAAAGCAAGGATCTTGCTAAAAATATTCACACTAAGTCATTGGCTAATGTGCGCAGGAATTGGTCTGTTAAAGATCAGGGAGTTCGTGAGGCTCCGTTTTACGTTCTCATGGGAGCCAAAATGCCTTCCGTGCTTATCGAACTTGGATATCTGACAAACAGGACTGAAGCGAAAAGGTTGAACTCTGATAAGTATCTTTCTTATATTGCCGATGGTATCGTAAAAGGTGTATTGGAGTACAAGAAGCAGATTGAAAGATATGCAAGTCTTTAATGCATCTGAGTGTTGCAGTATTCTATGAGGATTAAGCTATGATCAGTCTTGATATTCCCGGTTTCGGAAAGCTTGATATTGAGCACCTTGTTCTCGATTATAACGGTACTTTAGCTTTGGACGGTAATCTGTTACCGGGGCTGGGGAAGCTTATCAAAGAGCTGGCGGAAGACGTACAGGTTCATGTTCTTACTGCAGACACCTTAGGGCAGTGCGAAGAAGAACTTGCTGAACTTCCGGTGACAATCCACATAATAGACGGAGACACAGAAGATCAAGCCAAGCTCAACTATGTGAATACGCTTGGAACGGAAATTTGTGCCTGTATTGGAAATGGTCGAAATGATTTGCTTATGCTGCGTGAATCTGCTTTGGGCATAATCATTTCAGGAGCTGAATGTATGTCTATGAAATCGGCGCGTGTTGCCGATATCGGAGCAACAGATATTACGAATGCCCTAGGGCTTTTTACCCATCCTGTAAGGCTGCTCACGACCCTTCGTAACTAATTTTACCCATACTTAAATCAGTTATTGGTTTTTGTTCCCGAGTACGTGAAGGCTTTTTTGTCCATAGTCCAGTAAGAGTTACGATCAATACCGAAGGCTTTTCCGCAGGGACAGTAAACTTTACCGTCCCTTTCCTCTGCATTCCATATTTTCTTGATGCGATCCTTATGGCAACGGTGAACTTCGCCATTTCCTATTTTATAATATTTCCAGAGCTTACGCCTGCAAGCTGAACATTTCAGTACTAACATACTTAAGTTGCTACCATAATTGTCGTTGCACAGGTTATTTTATCAAAGTGACAAGGTCATAATCTGTAACATTGTCAACTTCTGCCTCAACAATCATTCCCGGTCTCAGTTCAATTGAGTCTTCCGGGGCACTTATGTAGGTTATTCCGTCTACTTCCGGTGCTTGAAACCAGACTCTTCCGTTAAAAAGTCCATCCCATTCTTCATTAGGTTCTTCGATGAGTACATCGATGGTTTCACCTATTTTTTCTTCAAGAATTTCGCGGCTTATTACAGACTGTAATTCCATCAGTCTCAGGCGGCGTTCTTCCCTCAGCTCTGCGGGCAGCTGTTCCATTTCTCCGGCAGGAGTTCCTTCTTCAGGCTGATATGAGAATACGCCGAGGTGCTGAAATCTTGTTTCTTTTACAAAATCCATAAGAATATTGAAATGTTCTTCAGTTTCTCCAGGGTATCCTACGATTATGCTGGTACGTAGCACTGCATGTGGAATGTGTTTGCGGACTCTGTCAATAACCCTGCGTGGGTCACGGGCAAAAGGGCGGCCCATGGATGACAGAATTTCAGAGTGTGCGTGCTGAACAGGTATGTCAAAATAAGGCAATAAAGGTCTTCCTGCATTAGCAAGGAATGTTAACATCTCGTCGGTCAGCCCTGCTGGATATAGATACATGAGGCGCAGCCATTCTAGCCCGTCCAGTGGAAGCAGTTTTTCAATTAGATTGCGTAGGTTGGTTGTCTGGTCACTTAAGTCCGAGCCGTAGGCGGTGCTGTCTTGACCTACAATAATGATTTCAGGAACACCCTGATCAAGAATATATTTTGCTTCTTCTACCAAACCGGTCAGCTCGCGGCTTACTTGCGGGCCTCGAATAGATGGTATGGTGCAGAATCTACAGGAATGGGAGCACCCTTCACTTATCTTTAAGTAAGCGTATGCCGGAGCTGTACTTATAGCTCTGGTCTGCTCAGCAACGAATTCTTTAGTGAGAGCTTTTGCTGCCATGTCAGGCCATTTATCCAGATCATGGGTGGAGAGCCAGAGGTCTACTTCAGGGATTTGCTCAGACAGAGCTCCGTAACGGCTGACCAGACATCCTGCTACTGCAAGAATAGGTTTAGGGCTGATCTCTTTGATTATTTCGGAAGTTTCAAGAATTGAGTCAATAGATTCTTCTGTTGCAGGGCCGATAAAGCCACAGGTATTAATCAAGACAAGGTCTGATTCTTCGGGGGTTGGTACGGGGATCATGCTGCTGCCAAATGTACCAAGCATTTTTTCTGTATCGACTCGGTTCTTTGGACAGCCGAGGCTTATAGTATAAATTTTAATTTTTTGATTTGTCATTATTAATAATTCCATTTGCTGTATGATTACTGAAGAAATATTTTATAGGTAAGTATTCCTTGCGCTGCAATGGATATCTCATTCCCTTGCAACTGCAAAGCAGTAAATTAAGCTTAATGATGATTGCCCATTTAAAGGAAAGTAGTTTAGTCTAATGCGTACCTTCTGATGTTCTAAATGAAGTGGAGACAATATGCTGGAAAATTTTGAATATGAAAAACAGAAAGATTGTATCGGAGTTGTTGGATATTCTTATGCTCTTTCATCTCTTTCAAAGCTTCTTAAGGAAAGCAGTCGTGAAGGCGCGGGAATTGATCTCCAAGCCGGTGTTCTGCTTGATGAGGTTGGCAATCCACTTTCTTCTGGGTTTAAATTTCCTCTGTATAAAAATTTAAGCGAAATGCTTACTGCTCATCCCCAAATTAATATGGTTTTTGAGCTTTCAGGACAAAAAGCAATGGTCGCTGAGTTACGTTCATGTCTTCCTGCTGACATAACTTTGGTTGAGCTTCCTGCTGCTCGTTTTTTCTTGCGTCTGCATGCGACTGATCGTTTATGGATTGCTTGTAAAGCTGACCTGATGCAGACGCAGGGACTGTTTAAATCTGTAGTGGATCAAATGCCGGAGGATATAATTGTAATTGGTTCAAGTGGCATGATTGTAGATTGTAATAAGACTTTTTGTATTAAGGCTGGAGAAAATCTTGAGGATTTAAGGGGTCAGAATCCACTTCACTTTTATGATTGCTTAAGTTCGGTTTGTCCCGTTGAAAAGGGTGTGATCCGTTTAGATAAAATGACTGGAGACAAACCTGATGAGTTGATGATGCCTGAAACGGATAGTGATGGTAAAATGAATTTCTTCAGGCTTTATATTTATCCGATTGTTGAGGAAGAGACTGGAAAGGTTGTACAGTTGGTTGTTATTCGCAGAAACATTACCGAGCGAACTTTGATGGAGCATCGTTTTCAGCAATCGGAACGAATGGCAATTGTGGGCGAGCTTTCCGCATACATCGCGCATGAAATTCGTAATCCGCTTATGGCTATGGGTGGTTTTGCTAAGGTTTTGCTCAAAAACAAAACTATTGATGAGTCTGGGCATGAAAAAATAAAGATCATTTATAATGAATCAAAGCGGTTGGACAAACTGTTGAAAAGTATTTTGAGTTTTGTCCGTGCAAAGGATGTTGAAAAGAATAATATTGATGTGAACAGGGTTGCGGCGGATGCAATGCAGCTTCTTTCATTGGGATGTCAGTTACAGGGCATAAAAGTAGAGCTGGACCTTGATAAGAATATACCTTTGGGAGTAGGCGGGGCCGAGCAGGTCAGACAATGCCTTATTAATCTTGTGAAAAATTCTATGGAAGCCATGCCTGATGGTGGCATAATAAAGATTTCTACAGGTGTGTCAGCGGCCTTTGTCTGGCTTGAAGTTCGCGATGACGGACCAGGTATACCGGACGAAATCCGTTCAGAGGTCTTTGAGCCGTTTTATTCCAGCAAGGTAAATGGTAATGGGCTGGGTCTTCCCCTTGTAAAAAAAATAATGGAAGAATTTGGCGGTGATGTTGAACTAGCCAGCAGGGAAGACAGTGGAACTAGTGTGGCTTTGCTCTTGCCTATAGCTAATCCGGTTGCGTAAACAGCATCTACAGCGTAATAGTCTCTCATCATTTTTTTATGGATTTAAAGGCGCAGGTGTGCAGCATCTGTGAATCTTATTATATTTCGAACAGGAGATAGATTTGCAAACCGTAGTTCTTGCCTCTCATAATAAAGGTAAAATTGCTGAATTCAATGAGCTTTTTAAAGATTTTGGATTAAATGTGAAAGGACTTGATCAATTTCCGGAGATTGGGGATATTCCCGAGCCTGGCGAAACATTTCTGGAAAATGCAATAATTAAAGCTCAGACTGTTGCTAACATTACCGGACTTCTTGCTGTTGCGGATGATTCCGGTCTGGTAGTGGATGCTTTGGATGGTGCGCCCGGTGTTTATTCTGCCCGTTATAGCGGAGAAGGGGCTACTCCTGAAAAGAATAACATTAAGTTACTCAAAGAGCTGGACGGGATAGAAGAAGAGAAGCGGACTGCTCGTTTTGTCTGTGTAATGGTTGCTGCAACACCTGATAATATTCGTATTCAGAGTCGCGGAGAATGGGAAGGACAAATTACTTTTGAGCTGTCCGGTGAGCAGGGTTTTGGTTATGATCCATTGTTTTTTGACCC is a window from the Maridesulfovibrio zosterae DSM 11974 genome containing:
- a CDS encoding two-component system sensor histidine kinase NtrB yields the protein MLENFEYEKQKDCIGVVGYSYALSSLSKLLKESSREGAGIDLQAGVLLDEVGNPLSSGFKFPLYKNLSEMLTAHPQINMVFELSGQKAMVAELRSCLPADITLVELPAARFFLRLHATDRLWIACKADLMQTQGLFKSVVDQMPEDIIVIGSSGMIVDCNKTFCIKAGENLEDLRGQNPLHFYDCLSSVCPVEKGVIRLDKMTGDKPDELMMPETDSDGKMNFFRLYIYPIVEEETGKVVQLVVIRRNITERTLMEHRFQQSERMAIVGELSAYIAHEIRNPLMAMGGFAKVLLKNKTIDESGHEKIKIIYNESKRLDKLLKSILSFVRAKDVEKNNIDVNRVAADAMQLLSLGCQLQGIKVELDLDKNIPLGVGGAEQVRQCLINLVKNSMEAMPDGGIIKISTGVSAAFVWLEVRDDGPGIPDEIRSEVFEPFYSSKVNGNGLGLPLVKKIMEEFGGDVELASREDSGTSVALLLPIANPVA
- the rimO gene encoding 30S ribosomal protein S12 methylthiotransferase RimO, which translates into the protein MTNQKIKIYTISLGCPKNRVDTEKMLGTFGSSMIPVPTPEESDLVLINTCGFIGPATEESIDSILETSEIIKEISPKPILAVAGCLVSRYGALSEQIPEVDLWLSTHDLDKWPDMAAKALTKEFVAEQTRAISTAPAYAYLKISEGCSHSCRFCTIPSIRGPQVSRELTGLVEEAKYILDQGVPEIIIVGQDSTAYGSDLSDQTTNLRNLIEKLLPLDGLEWLRLMYLYPAGLTDEMLTFLANAGRPLLPYFDIPVQHAHSEILSSMGRPFARDPRRVIDRVRKHIPHAVLRTSIIVGYPGETEEHFNILMDFVKETRFQHLGVFSYQPEEGTPAGEMEQLPAELREERRLRLMELQSVISREILEEKIGETIDVLIEEPNEEWDGLFNGRVWFQAPEVDGITYISAPEDSIELRPGMIVEAEVDNVTDYDLVTLIK
- a CDS encoding XTP/dITP diphosphatase; the protein is MQTVVLASHNKGKIAEFNELFKDFGLNVKGLDQFPEIGDIPEPGETFLENAIIKAQTVANITGLLAVADDSGLVVDALDGAPGVYSARYSGEGATPEKNNIKLLKELDGIEEEKRTARFVCVMVAATPDNIRIQSRGEWEGQITFELSGEQGFGYDPLFFDPELKCVAAKMTRETKNARSHRGKALRALMAQWSDFQKKISK